In Mytilus edulis chromosome 3, xbMytEdul2.2, whole genome shotgun sequence, the genomic window atacatgtctcttcagtgatgctcgtggccaaaatatttgaaatccaaagcttatataaaagatgaagagctataatccaaaaggtccaaaaagtatagccaaatccgtgaaaggaatctgagctttgcatgagggaacATAGATATTTACTGCACCATATGTAACGGtaataaattatgtatttataggGTCACGGATTTGtatagttactatacaaatccttgataggGAGCATAACAAAGTTTTAGAATTCACATTTTATGTAAACAAGTTCGTAATATGCAACATAGACAAAGTTTAGAAGTGGCTGTTGAAAGGGTAGATACACCTAGCCAAAAATTCCTTTACATGAGCGTACTTGTATATATTTTACAGAGAAATGTGTTGaggatgaaaaacattttttgttagggTGCGATTTTTATGCAGATTTAAGATATGATTTCTTTAATGCAAAAATCTTGTGATATTTGTGAGACTTTTAACGATAggacaaactttttttctttatgtCAAACGATTAagttacatgtatatcttttagaggaaaaaatactataacataattaaagtttattaaacatgatttaaaaaaaaaaaaaaagccttcaTTTTGTTTCGATCCCCGAaatgttacaataattttaagTCTCGAATGAATTAAATTAAACAGAAAGAACGTTGTGTGGTTATCCAACAGCGGCAGATGAAAGCTTTCAAAATTATGCCGATAATCACTTGATCAAATTAGATTCCGAGCACTAATTAATTCATCGGCTTGTGATTACGCAATTCTTTCCACGTCCAGTGAGTTTCAAGTCACCCCGTGTATTGTACACAGATCGGACTAATTACCACTACTTGTGTAAAGTGCAATTAACAGATTAAAACAATGCGACATTATTCGAGGACCAATCAAATGGCCGCATCTGAAAACTTCAGTGAGCTATTATAAAAACGGGTGCTCTACCATTTTTGACATATCTCAAGCAATTTCAGTATGCTCAGCATGGAAATAAAAGTTAAAAGCGAGTTAATAACACCTCTTACAGTTGATACGGATTATGAATACGATTTGGATATGACAATGTTTCCGGGAATAAATGATCCTATAGCCAGGCTACAACCAACATTACTGATACACACAAGGGGTGGTTGTGTCTGTAAACAAGATTCATATGCTGATTTACAAGAATTGATAGGTTCGTATGAAATTgttattcaaaatttgaataatacatatgttctattttattacaatttttttttattttgaaatgaatgaaaattaATAAGAGTTCCTATAAATTACGTACGTTATACCAAATAAATCATACTGTTATAGCGAAATATTGTGAAATACAAATTCACGTTTAAAACATTTGacgcaatataaaaaaaaatactaaaaattacaGTGCACTTAATGGTCTGagttaaaaatgaattaataattattttcatttttcatatgttttaatagttaacatttacatatttaaatatatataccttCTAACCAgtataataaatattaatttctGTTTTCAGAATCATGTACCGACTTAGAGTGCAGCGAAACAGACAGTTTTATAGATGAATTTCTTAATGATAGCGATGAAGAAAACTCAGTTTACTCCACGACACCATCAAACACAGATGATGATTTTTCCAACTGTTCTACCAGTCTGAGTATCGATGATGAATACCTATATGACGGAATAGCACCCATTACAGACCTATTTACACCCGATATTACCACATCGTTACGAAATGCTGAAAAAAAGACACCGGAGCGGACAACCTTGTATCACGCCATTCAGAAGAGAGGTATAAAGCGTAAACTGTTCTCGGATGAAGAAAATAATCCTCCATCTAAACGGAAGCAAGCATTCACATGTGATGATAGTGATCTGTTTTCAGTGCTAGATGGATTATTTAATCACAATTAATAACATTGACGGTAAAACTATATTCATGTTAAGCTAGCTGCTTTACGATAATTTTCTTAGTTTGCTCAAATGTATACTATAGAACAGTGCTAGATGGATTATAATTCAAATCCGCGACAATGACGGTACAAACTTATATTCATGTTAAACTAgctattttaagattttttactGTGCTCAAATGTATATTGTAGAATAGTGCGATGTGTCGAATGGTGCTGAAATTTTATTACTAGTGCAAAatgtttgttaaatgtttttgttaatgTTTACCATTATATGTTATGAAATAGAAATCAATAGTGCAAAAATAAATAGTTAACAatcatacatatttgttttatttaaaatcaacTACCAGAGGACGGTAGAGTTTAAGGTTTAAATGTTTCAGAATTAAGGATATTCTAAGAGATATGATTTTCTATCAATACATGTTGTATATATTAAACGCATCAAAAAGAGAGATATGGGTGCAAAGTACACGGTCTtaatttaacaagaaaacatGTACATGGGTACATGTAGTATATGATATAAATTCAACAAACTGTCACAAGCCTCTCTATTGCCTTTTGAAAATATGCGCAGCCCTCTACTTCGCGTAACTGAAATGCAGTTGGAGAAATGAATCTAAAAGAAAACAATCTGCCCCATATTACTGTATTTCTTCTATATTGAGATATTTTGATAAAGATACATTTACACGTAAATGTGAGATATTTGTGAAAACTGTTGATTGAAAATATTCATAAGAGGTTAATTGCGGGTCTAAGCAGTAGGTGGAGAAATCGCATCCGGTCTAAacgaaaacaacaacaaaatctgCCCCACATTATTTCTTCTATATTGAGATGTTTTAATTTGATCAAGATACACGTAAATGTGAGATATTTGGGAAAATGTTGATTACATTTTGGTCATTTACATgccagttatatacatgtataattattataattcCATGCAAACATATTTGTATCACAATTCCCATGGTTATTGGTTTATTAACTGTGATAGAAACAATAATTTATACGATGTCATTGCATTATTTAATGCGACAATATAACACTACAGGTACAAGCATTCTGTTCAGTCACCTTAAGTTTATAGCGTGCCATTCGATGGACCAATggtccgtgttgaaggtcgtactagtactttgacctataattattaagaTTTTACCAAGGTTTTGTATAGTAAGacaatacaaatccttgttttaaCACGTTGTGACTTGGATCAAGGAACCATTTAAAATGGGACCAAGGTTAGATGATCACTGTCAGACAGGCATGCACACAGTTTAATAACATGTTTTAAATAGTTGACCTTTTTTCATATGGAgcataagaaacaaacttaaaccaggaaaaactaaagatttattAAAAATGCATTGAGCAATGAACCGGCAAGTAAAACATACCAGACATGTACATTTAAAGTATATTCATACACCaactatagttgacctattgcacacATTATTaaaacaacagaccaaaacacaaaaaacggctgaatcatgaaaatgaggtcagatcAGATCAGAGGACATCTGCCAGATGGCCATATACATACATTTACCTTAAaaccattccatacaccaagTATAAAAGACCTTATACATACCGTATTAGAAAACTAGACCAAAACACTAAAACATAACTGTtcccactgaaccatgaaataaggtcaaggtcagataaaacttgccagttggacatgtaaacCTGACAATTATTTTATACTGTACACCAAATACAggagacatattgcttatagcaCCGACATATAGTATTTGAGTATTGATTTaaacttgttcactgatccatgaaatgaggtcaaggtcaagtgaataCTGACTGACGGACACGAGGACTGTgacgttacgcacgttattgcgtcaatactGTGTAATCAATCAGTCCACACTAAtaacagcttttctataaaatcataaccgctaagttatataaaacttatatccataGACTAGATAGGTAAATACTATTCCGAAAAAAGTACAAATTGTTTCATCATATTTTACTatagtctaaaataaggacaacatattgacaaaacgtcaaaaatatgtttgtcagacgtaacagacttaatacgcataataactttagcaggggtgtttgtgttcttcaaaacaGTATTATATCCAGGAAAATTCAACTGAATGATATGCTTATGtataaagtattacaatattaCTGAATATGCGTTCCTGTAACGACCAACgctatttttttggcaaaaacaaatagtgttcaTTTATGGTCAgattttgtaaaatgttaagttatcaaaatttataggttttaacatataagattatatgatatttcgtttgtgtaaattatgCTGACAAAAGTACATATATATAGACCATACCAAGATCGAATTTTTGCAGCACTCACAgtacatataaaaatgcaacggcttctggcaaatgtcttgcaagataaaattgagaatggaaatggggaatgtgtcaaagagacaacaacccgcccaaataaaaaacaacagcagagggtcaccaacaggtcttcaatgtagcgagaaattcccgcacccggaggcgtccttcagctggcccctaaacaaatatatactagtccagtgataatgaacgccatactaatttccaaattgtacacaagaaactaaaattaaaataatacaagactaacaaaggccagaggctcctgacttgggacaggcgcaaaaatgcggcggggttaaacatgtttgtgagatctcaacccccccccccccccctatacctctaaccaatgtagtaaagtaaacgcataacaatacgcacattaaaattcagttcaagagaaatccgagtc contains:
- the LOC139516202 gene encoding uncharacterized protein — its product is MLSMEIKVKSELITPLTVDTDYEYDLDMTMFPGINDPIARLQPTLLIHTRGGCVCKQDSYADLQELIESCTDLECSETDSFIDEFLNDSDEENSVYSTTPSNTDDDFSNCSTSLSIDDEYLYDGIAPITDLFTPDITTSLRNAEKKTPERTTLYHAIQKRGIKRKLFSDEENNPPSKRKQAFTCDDSDLFSVLDGLFNHN